TactggggagaaaccatggaaatgtggtgattgtgggaagggatttaaataCCCATCAGAGCTAAAAACTCACCGGCGcaatcacaccggggagagaccattcacctgctccacatgtggaaagacattcactcggtcatccaacctgctgatacACAAGcgggttcatactggggagaggccttttacctgttccgagtgtgggaagggatttactcaatcatCTGATCTACAGTCACATAAGcaggttcacactgaggagagaccttttaaatgcccagactgcgggAAGGGCTTCAAAGGTTCCAGGGAGCTgttgcgccatcaacgtgttcattctgatgagagaccattcaggtgctctcactgcgggactggattCAGGCAAGCAAAtcaactcactgtacaccagcgaattcacactggggagagaccatttaactGCTCAGACTGTGGTAAGGGATTCATTAatgcatccaacctgctgacacaccagcgagtccatactggagagagaccatttacCTGCTTCGAATGTGGTAAGGGATTCATGAATTCATCCCAtctcctgacacaccagcgagctcacactgggAGGAAATGGTTTATCTGCTCCCAGTGTAGGAAAGCATTCATTACTTCAGCCCACCTGTtagcacatcagcgagttcacactggagagagaccgttctccTGCTGTTTGTGTGGGAAGAATTTTACTCAGTCATCCTCccagctgagacaccagcgagttcacaagtagcTACAGTGAATGGactttgctgttaatcacatccaggactgaaccgtgTTCATTGGGGTCAGTTTCTGCAGACGCTAATAAACTTCAACCTAGCAGTAGCTGATAATATTGTGGATAAAAGTCTAATAAATCAGCTTTGTAATAAATACACAGTGTGGTGAATTTTTTTAGTATCTtgaacacaagttagttccttttgaagggcCCTCCCTTTCtgctgtctcctccatcctcacctcgaaCAACAGGTGTGCGGAGATCATGGAGCTTCTTTACCACTGAGATTGAGATAATCCGATTAACTGCCTCTGCTACTTCCCTCCTCACATGATCCCAATACCTTCACTTTTCACTACTTGTAAACtacttaataaagattattaaaaagatcCCTGTCCAATCTCTGGCCTCTTTCCACTCCATAGTCCTTGTCACATCCCAAATTCATGCACATCATTCCTGAATCTCCAGGTTTGAATCTTTCCTGTAGAATTTCTGGATGTCACAGTATCTTCCCAAAGTCACAAATTAGATCCATGTGAATGTTACAAAGGTAACCTCACCGATTGTCTCTTTTGTCAAAATACTGCACTTCCTCCCGAACTGCACTGTGGATGTACacacacatggactgcagaggttcaagaaggcagctcaccatcaccttctcaagggtatttAGGAATGGtattaaatgcaggcccagccagtgacatGAGAGATTACTTATTTTTGAAAAATCTCATCTGTTTATGAAACTCTTATCCATTCTCTCTAAACTTGATGATGATACTAGATCCCTGACCAGCCTCCCACATCCAAACCCCTGAGAAACAGTAGACCATCCAAAATTCTACAAACTGTGTTCTTTcactctttaaaaatatttttattgaagcatttgcaaagtttttataacaataacaaacacaacaataataacataaacatcaacatggtaaactagacatttcccacccaaccccttctgtacatcccttaaccatattgcacctacccacccccctccccccttcagaatgctgcttctgctgacatattAATTTTCCCCgcgaaagttgacgaacggctgccacctctgagagaaccccagcattgaccccctcaaggcaaactttattttctccagcttgagaatcccagccatgtcactgacccaagtctccacactcgggggcttcgagttcctccacattaaaaggatctgtccccgggctaccagggagacaaaggccaaaacgtcggcctctttcactccctgaactcccgggtcttctgatactccaaagatcgctatctctggactcggcaccaccgtgGATATTGccgtggcaaacccctgccagaatcctccaagcttcgggcatgcctaaaacatgtgtacatggtttgctgggcttcctgcacacatcgcacatctatcttctactccGAAAAACTTGCTTattctcgccgccgtcatgtgtgcccggtggaccaccttaaactgtattagactgagcctagggcatgatgaggaggaattaaccctgcttagggcgtccgcccacagacccgcctctaactccccacctagctcctcctcccacttgcccttcagttcctccactggggtctcctccgcctccaacaacacctgatagatatccgacactttcccctcccccacccaggtaccggacactactctgtcctgtatcccccatagCGGGAatcgccaacacctgtttcctcagaaagtcccggacttgtaaatatctgaaaccattccccggcggcagcttgaacttgtccccCAGCGCCTTCATACTGGGAAAACTcccatctatgaatagatctcccatcctcctaattcctgctctctgccaacttcggaacccgccatctatcctgcccggcgcgaacctgtggttgttgcaaattGGGGTCCAGACTGATGCACCCTCCAcaatcttatacctcctccattgcccccagatcctcaatgccgccaccaccaccaggctcgtggagtACCGGGCCAGCGAGAACTGCagaatcagtgctcccaaactggtgcctttgcaagacggcgctcccatgccgacccctcccccattacccacttcctaatcatcgctatattcgccgcccagtagtagttgcagaagttcggcagcgccaacccaccctccccccaactgcgctccaacaacattttcttcacccgcggggttttatttgcccacacaaagcccaaaataatcttgtttacctgcttgaaaaaggccttagggatgaagatggggaggcactggaagacaaaccaaAATCTGGGGAGCACTgtaattttcacggtctgtaccctccccaccagtgatagcggcccgtttccccaggggttgtagctggttgtcctgctcgaggcaatgaccCTGTTGAGCAGGGACTGGCGCAGCTCATAGCTCATAAATGACTggcattatggtggtcttcttgaaggaggttgcGGCCTCGCCacatccggcgcatgttcgggtacactgagggagaactcagtatgtcctattcacctaacagctcgtctttgggacttgtgggaggaaaccggagcaactgaaggaaactcacgcagacacagtggGCATTTTCTCGACCCTTAACTTCCGCCTCAATGTCAACACCTTTACATACACCTGACAGAAGCACAGACGCTAGTCTCGCCTATGTACCACCATGGCGTCAAGGAATGGCAGccgccaccccccactcccaccccccgccTACCGCTTTCTTCTCCAGCTAgcccatgatgcactatcaattacgacgagtggAGAGTAGtcgagactttattacacagagatatatggcctcctacagctgctgccgaaatggctgcagttcgtgagagcacacacatttatactccacctactgggcggagccagcaggccgggatctaccccggtacctgtagtacaggggccttaccgtaataccctcatatgcagtgcagtatatacaatataatacaactgtggtgactaccacattcaccccctgttagaaatgagtccagcggggggggtggaaaactattggttgtcattaaaatttcagagaacgttacaaatttagacggtcgggggccttgatccgtcgttgagagcgccgcagtgctagtGGCAAGTTAGGCGTCGgcttggtcgtcggtgactccgggagcatgttgaaatcctcttcatccctgggtgggaccaaggggaggacggattgtcctggagcgggggctgtggtggggtgcgctgggggaagggtgggtggtgccggggcagcggGGGgtatgtgtggggacccagctggtgccaggtccctgagggagactgtcttggcagccatcggggtacgctacgtaggtgtactgcgggtttgcgtggagtagctgtaccctctcaaccaacgggtccaccttgtggagccgcacgtgcttgcagaggagaacgggtcctggagctgccagccacgttgggagcgaaaccccggaggtggacttcctggggaaggcaaagagacgttcatggggggtttcgttagtcgccgtggagcgaccgaatggagtgaagtgcatcggggaggacctcctgccagcagaagGCCAGGAGatgtctggaccatagggccagctggacggccttccagactggcccattctcctgctccacctgcccgtttccccgggagttgtagctggttgtcctgctcgaggcaatgaccctgttgagcaggtactggcgcagctcatcactcataaatgaggatccccggtcgctgtggatgtaggtggggaaaccgaacagagcgaagatggcgttgagggctttgatgacggtggcagacgtcacatgggatggcgaaggggaatctgaaatgtccgtcgaccacattgagaaaatacgtgttgcggtcggtggaggggaggggccctttgaagtccatgctgaggcgttcagaggggcgggaggccttcaccaggcacgcacagtctggccggtagaagtgcggtttgcactccgcgcagacctggcagtctctggtgacagccctgacttccttgatggagtagggcagattgcgggccttaatgaagtgataaaaacgggtgacccctgggtgacagagatcgtcgtgcagggaccggagtcggtccacttgtgcgctggcacatttacctcgggacagggcatcggggggctcattgagcttaccggggcgatgcaaaatctcgtaattaaaggtggagagctcgatcctccaccgcaagatcttatcatttttgatcttgccccgctgtgtgttgttaaacatgaaggcaaccgaccattggtctgtgaggagagtgaatctcctgccgtccaggtaatgcctccagtgccgcacaacttcaacgatggcttgggtccccttttcgacagaggagtgccgaatttcggagacatggagggtgcgggaaatgatgccacaggcctgcctgcctggttgaaggtggcggccagagtgaagtctgatgcatcgctctcgacttggaaggggagcatctcgtcgaccgtgtgcattgcggccttggcgatgtcggccttgatacggttaaaggcctggtgagcctcggccatcagtgggaaaccggtggagtagatgagtgggcgggccttgtccgcatagttagggacccactgggcatagtacgaaaagaaccccaggcactgtttgagggccttggggcagtggggaaggggaagatccatgagggggcgcatgcgatcggggttgggccctggaactccattctgaaccacatagccgaagatggctaatcggttcgtgctgaacacacacttctccttattgttggttaggttgaggagtttggcagtgtggagaaatttggaacggttagcgtcatggtcctgctggtcgtggccgcagatggtgatgttatccaggtccgggaaagtggcctgcagtccgtaccggtcaaccattcggtccatctcccgttggaagaccgagaccccgttagtgacgccaaagggaacccgaaggaaatggtaaaggcggccatccgtttcaaacgcggtgtacgggccttgcgaatgggaagctggtggtaggcagactgtccactgtcaagaagacccagtactgtgcaatctgattgaccatatcagatatgcgtgggagggggtacgcatggagctgcgtgtaccgattgatggtctgactgtagtcaacgaccatcttgtttttctcccccgttttcaccactaataAATTGATAGTCCATCAATTTATTATagtgattttacaaagatggatatccgcatcaagccggatcacctgcagctgcatcctcaaacagacaatgccaaaaaggacttcgcacattggctagcttgctttgaagtatacatacatcggatctgcgacagacccaatcccagaagcacagaagctccagattctgtacacgcggctctcaccacttgggctctccaggggctgttgctggcctcgattataccttcccgcagcagccgctggacctcagacttggtgaaggtcctgtcctgggcgctgtaacaTCTGCTCATGGTGGCGgcgggtttgaaatccggggtgagatttgcaaacagagaaggcgggctgaccttaagggtcgtgaggccgcatacagtaaggggtggtcggggcccgccaaatttcagggttaggctctggaggttgcgctggaagtccaggccaagtagcaaggcagcgcagaggttggggagggcgtagagccggaagccgctgtactctacgccctggatggtgagggtggcgatgcagtacccccggatcgccacggagtgggatccggaggccagggagattctttggttaatggggtgtaccacgagggagcagcgcctt
This portion of the Scyliorhinus torazame isolate Kashiwa2021f chromosome 5, sScyTor2.1, whole genome shotgun sequence genome encodes:
- the LOC140420820 gene encoding uncharacterized protein; protein product: MEGKSTFHSGEKLYMCSVCGLSFSQSSGLSEHKLSHTGEKPWKCGDCGKGFKYPSELKTHRRNHTGERPFTCSTCGKTFTRSSNLLIHKRVHTGERPFTCSECGKGFTQSSDLQSHKQVHTEERPFKCPDCGKGFKGSRELLRHQRVHSDERPFRCSHCGTGFRQANQLTVHQRIHTGERPFNCSDCGKGFINASNLLTHQRVHTGERPFTCFECGKGFMNSSHLLTHQRAHTGRKWFICSQCRKAFITSAHLLAHQRVHTGERPFSCCLCGKNFTQSSSQLRHQRVHK